The following proteins are encoded in a genomic region of Ornithodoros turicata isolate Travis chromosome 6, ASM3712646v1, whole genome shotgun sequence:
- the LOC135399044 gene encoding ras-related protein Rab-43-like — protein MSDDDHFDFLFKIVLIGDCGVGKTCVVHRFKSGMYVERHGNTIGVDFAMKTLTVENKKVKLQIWDTAGQERFRTITQSYYRSANGVILVYDITKRSSFLSLPRWVEEVRRYTGTNVPLLLVGNKCDCESLREVTTEEAQNLAEQYPEFMAVLETSAKENTNIEAAFVMLATELKNTHDPIGRLTDADIRRISLNTSKVPSKFSCCNA, from the exons atgagtgatgacgatcaCTTcgattttctattcaaaatcgtGCTGATAGGTGACTGTGGCGTCGGTAAAACATGCGTAGTTCATCGCTTCAAAAGTGGAATGTATGTTGAAAGGCACGGAAATACCATTGGCGTTGATTTCGCAATGAAGACTCTCACAGTGGAAAACAAGAAAGTTAAG TTGCAGATATGGGATACTGCTGGCCAGGAAAGGTTCCGCACCATAACGCAGAGCTACTACAGGAGTGCGAATGGTGTCATTCTTGTGTACGACATCACAAAGCGATCGTCATTTCTGAGCTTGCCACGCTGGGTGGAGGAGGTGCGAAGGTACACAGGCACCAATGTGCCCCTTCTTCTTGTAG GGAACAAGTGCGACTGTGAAAGTCTTCGGGAGGTGACAACTGAAGAAGCACAGAATCTGGCAGAACAGTACCCCGAATTTATGGCCGTTCTCGAGACTAGCGCCAAGGAGAACACCAACATCGAAGCTGCGTTTGTCATGCTGGCCACGGAACTGAAGAACACTCACGACCCCATTGGGCGACTCACCGACGCAGACATAAGACGAATCTCACTGAACACGAGCAAGGTCCCTTCCAAATTTTCTTGCTGTAATGCGTGA
- the LOC135399041 gene encoding uncharacterized protein LOC135399041, which translates to MSSRVTMRSLHIYPRKERVFPFQDTQPVPVFKERKPIAKRHVLRQIYMYVYMIHIAANAVAGSIHTKSMMYLIETMTHTLRIIVATVTTTYSLVKRDSIDRIAKDLQSFEGPVPEELLAKSRRKLKYLRLSALLYCVLLIVTTALFFVLVPAQKYFDKNFYRIDLESAGISMIWAILIGLVEWNSYNCIATATPLLIASYVVLCDNLRIQMLDFRAFQRAALESGPMTVEKLGKIQVKCANLLDMERRLEALFAPAVSLWIGDLLVNIVLPIRTLVNGIASFTVANVMSFFIEVVYSVCFFLILSFSLADIEDEYREIEEELFRLRNAVPVDDWQLCQQVILLQSGITSSTFTLTGWGLFEVDRSFILTIVGAVATYTVILVQLTPGEENY; encoded by the coding sequence ATGTCTTCAAGGGTGACCATGCGAAGCCTTCATATTTACCCGAGGAAGGAAAGAGTATTCCCCTTTCAAGACACACAACCGGTCCCTGTTTTTAAGGAAAGAAAACCAATTGCTAAGCGTCATGTTCTGCGACAGATCTACATGTACGTCTACATGATTCACATCGCCGCCAACGCAGTAGCAGGAAGCATCCACACAAAATCCATGATGTACCTCATCGAAACTATGACCCATACCCTGCGCATCATTGTGGCGACAGTTACAACAACCTACAGTCTGGTGAAGCGAGACAGCATCGATAGGATCGCAAAAGACCTGCAGAGCTTCGAAGGCCCCGTGCCGGAAGAACTCCTGGCAAAGTCACGGAGAAAGCTGAAATACCTCCGACTCTCTGCTCTACTCTACTGCGTTCTTTTAATTGTGACAACTGCTCTCTTCTTTGTCCTAGTACCAGCACAAAAGTACTTCGACAAGAACTTCTATCGCATCGACCTCGAAAGCGCTGGTATTTCCATGATCTGGGCGATTCTGATCGGACTCGTGGAATGGAACTCATACAACTGTATTGCTACCGCTACTCCTTTGCTTATCGCATCTTACGTCGTGCTGTGCGACAACCTTCGCATCCAAATGCTGGACTTCAGGGCGTTTCAGAGGGCTGCGTTGGAGAGCGGCCCCATGACTGTCGAGAAGTTGGGGAAGATCCAAGTGAAGTGCGCAAACTTGCTGGACATGGAAAGGAGATTAGAAGCCCTGTTTGCTCCGGCAGTGTCTCTGTGGATTGGTGACCTTCTTGTGAACATAGTGCTTCCAATCCGTACCCTGGTTAACGGCATAGCGTCATTTACGGTCGCCAACGTGATGTCCTTCTTCATAGAAGTCGTCTATTCAGTGTGTTTCTTCCTCATACTCTCGTTTTCATTGGCCGATATTGAGGATGAATACAGGGAGATAGAAGAAGAGTTGTTCCGACTCAGAAATGCCGTTCCCGTTGATGACTGGCAGCTTTGTCAGCAGGTCATTCTTCTGCAGTCGGGGATCACATCGTCGACATTTACGCTAACTGGATGGGGCCTCTTCGAAGTTGATAGATCGTTTATTCTTACTATTGTTGGGGCTGTGGCAACGTACACTGTCATTCTGGTGCAACTTACACCCGGAGAAGAGAACTATTAG
- the LOC135399045 gene encoding dolichol-phosphate mannosyltransferase subunit 3-like, giving the protein MTKLMQWLLGLSTFVAVWSMLLSGRITDTTSYRYHVWLLPVYFCVAFGVYAASVVLYRVFSFNNCEEAAQELKGQIVEARNDLKRRGFRFD; this is encoded by the exons ATGACGAAGCTGATGCAGTGGTTGCTGGGCCTCAGTACTTTCGTCGCAGTTTGGTCGATGTTACTATCGGGACGAATCACTGACACTACAAGCTACCGTTACCACGTCTGGCTG CTACCTGTATACTTCTGCGTCGCTTTTGGT GTATATGCTGCATCGGTGGTTTTGTACAGAGTCTTTAGCTTTAACAATTGCGAGGAGGCTGCACAGGAGCTCAAAGGG CAAATTGTTGAAGCCAGGAATGATCTCAAACGACGTGGTTTTAGATTTGACTAA